A stretch of the Solanum dulcamara chromosome 6, daSolDulc1.2, whole genome shotgun sequence genome encodes the following:
- the LOC129892594 gene encoding uncharacterized protein LOC129892594: MKTEVVVNVSVNGCQARPSMKNFIVGCLKPMVPCLFQDATCKNKVMTIAATLPRVENISLDAEKNLLTVIGEGIDTVELVNILRKKVGFAIIVSQGPQKVEKKNEDKTVKEEKVINSCDCINNNSVIPVVEIWEARDPSYSCNPFWW; this comes from the exons ATGAAG ACAGAGGTGGTTGTTAATGTGTCTGTGAATGGATGTCAAGCTCGACCAAGTATGAAGAATTTTATTGTAGGTTGTTTGAAGCCAATGGTACCTTGCCTGTTTCAAGATGCTACTTGCAAAAATAAAGTCATGACCATTGCAGCAACTTTACCGA GGGTGGAGAATATAAGTTTAGATGCAGAAAAGAATTTGCTGACAGTAATAGGAGAGGGAATAGATACAGTGGAGCTGGTGAATATACTTAGGAAGAAAGTGGGATTTGCTATCATAGTGAGCCAGGGTCCACAGAAAGTTGAGAAGAAAAATGAAGACAAAACagtaaaggaagaaaaagtgATCAACTCATGTGattgtattaataataatagtgtaATTCCAGTGGTTGAAATATGGGAAGCTAGAGATCCTTCTTACTCTTGCAATCCATTTTGGTGGTGA